One genomic segment of Pirellulales bacterium includes these proteins:
- a CDS encoding DUF5107 domain-containing protein, protein MNAFELPPPPSNLTSEVKAWSQSVVIPTYLPAHPDKNPMFLEKRVYQGSDGKVYPLPFTDRIATEKTERTWQALHIENEFLRVMVLPELGGRIHVALDKTNGYDLIYRQNVIKPALVGLAGPWISGGIEFNWPQHHRPATFLPVDFSIEEHADGSKTVWCSDHDPMCRMKGMHGVCLHPGKAAIELKVRVFNRTPWVQTFLWWANVATRVHEGYQSFFPPDVYYVADHARRSTSSYPLADGSYYGVDYSLRARTGVPANDRPSQFVPNHCRNGNGVSNDRLPDYAPHDLRFYANIPTPCSYMCMESRGDFFGGYDHFAQAGIVHVANHHISPGKKQWTWGNHDFGYAWDRNLTDVDSKGEYGPYIEIMAGVYTDNQPDFSFLYPGETKTWSQCWYPIQKLGPVQNANREIAVVLRLHNQRASPTVTVGAAVTQRIAGARIELTCDKQLLLECKRDLSPGEPWLQELHLEQSIKESDLRLRISTPDNRELIAYQPKSHKHSPAAPPATEPLPPEMIASADELFITGLHLQQYRHATRSPTLYWQEALRRDPFDCRSNNAMGLWHLRRGESVPAQEHFERAIKRLTSRNPNPYDSEPFYNLGLCLLHQHDWTEESPPVLLDAAYAAFYKATWTQPCAAAGYYALAQIDCRRSQWLVALDHLDRSCRLNADNLSTRNLKVMVLRKLNQADQSILDETRRIDPLDWWSRWLAGEPLRCDAQAKLDLVHDLARAGFFHDAIGILQSHSENSSDWPDQSWGTGPLIHYTLGWLRHKVGDAHSAGAEFEKAASLPPDYCFPARLEEIGILQTAINANPHDAKAPYYLGNLLYDRRRHEDAMRLWEQSAKLDPGFSVVWRNLGIGYFNIRKSPAKARAAYNNACRAAPADARLVYERDQLWKRLSVAPAKRFRALEKNLDLVKERDDLSLEYATLLNQLGRPRHALAILESRQFQPWEGGEGGPLGQLARAHLALGRAALTADDTGNAVKHFQAAFGSPRNLGEAKHLLANRSDAHYWLANALAKTGDRRSARKHWKLAADFKGDFQEMSVRTFSEMTYYSAMSMNRLGRRESARKLLKQLLAYAQDLSKSSAKIDYFATSLPTMLLFDDDLDFRQKTTALFLEAQARLGLGKLKKAKSLLASVLRRDPNHALAADLLAEFAAARRA, encoded by the coding sequence ATGAACGCCTTTGAGCTCCCGCCGCCTCCCTCGAATTTGACCTCCGAAGTCAAGGCCTGGTCGCAGTCCGTCGTCATTCCAACCTATCTGCCAGCGCATCCGGACAAGAATCCGATGTTCCTGGAGAAGCGCGTTTATCAAGGAAGCGATGGAAAGGTTTATCCGCTGCCATTCACCGATCGCATTGCGACGGAGAAGACGGAGCGCACTTGGCAGGCGCTGCACATCGAAAACGAATTTCTACGGGTCATGGTTTTGCCGGAGCTCGGTGGCCGGATTCACGTGGCGCTGGACAAAACGAACGGCTACGACCTGATTTATCGACAGAACGTAATCAAGCCAGCGCTGGTAGGCCTTGCGGGACCGTGGATCTCGGGGGGCATTGAGTTCAATTGGCCGCAGCATCATCGGCCTGCCACATTTTTGCCGGTTGATTTCTCAATCGAAGAGCACGCTGACGGATCCAAAACCGTGTGGTGTAGCGACCATGATCCGATGTGCCGCATGAAAGGAATGCACGGCGTCTGCTTGCATCCAGGGAAGGCAGCGATCGAACTAAAGGTACGTGTCTTCAACCGGACACCGTGGGTACAAACATTCCTGTGGTGGGCCAATGTGGCCACGCGCGTCCACGAAGGTTATCAAAGCTTCTTTCCGCCGGACGTGTATTACGTCGCCGATCATGCGCGGCGATCGACAAGCAGTTATCCGCTGGCCGACGGAAGCTACTATGGCGTCGATTACAGTTTGCGCGCTCGCACGGGGGTGCCGGCGAACGATCGACCGTCACAATTTGTTCCGAACCATTGTCGCAACGGCAATGGCGTAAGTAACGATAGGTTACCGGATTATGCTCCCCATGACTTGAGATTCTACGCCAACATCCCGACGCCGTGTAGCTACATGTGCATGGAATCGCGTGGCGATTTCTTTGGCGGCTACGATCATTTCGCCCAGGCAGGCATTGTCCATGTGGCCAATCATCATATCTCCCCTGGAAAAAAGCAGTGGACGTGGGGCAATCATGATTTTGGTTATGCGTGGGATCGAAACCTTACCGATGTGGACTCCAAAGGCGAATACGGTCCGTACATCGAAATCATGGCCGGCGTTTACACGGACAATCAGCCTGACTTCAGTTTCCTCTACCCCGGTGAAACAAAAACCTGGAGTCAGTGTTGGTATCCGATTCAAAAGCTCGGCCCAGTGCAAAATGCAAATCGCGAAATTGCCGTCGTACTGCGTTTGCATAACCAACGTGCAAGCCCAACTGTGACCGTGGGGGCGGCGGTAACTCAGAGGATCGCTGGCGCACGGATCGAATTGACCTGCGACAAACAGCTGTTGCTGGAATGCAAGCGTGATCTCTCGCCTGGCGAACCCTGGCTGCAGGAGCTCCACTTGGAGCAGTCGATTAAGGAAAGCGATTTGCGGCTTCGCATTAGCACGCCAGATAACCGAGAACTGATTGCGTATCAACCGAAATCGCACAAACATTCTCCGGCTGCGCCACCAGCCACTGAACCACTTCCACCCGAAATGATCGCCAGTGCTGACGAGTTGTTCATCACGGGACTTCACTTACAGCAATATCGCCATGCAACGCGCTCGCCCACGCTGTATTGGCAAGAAGCTTTACGGCGCGATCCATTTGATTGTCGATCGAATAATGCGATGGGACTATGGCATCTGCGTCGCGGTGAATCCGTGCCGGCTCAAGAACATTTTGAGCGAGCGATCAAACGTTTGACGAGCCGTAACCCGAACCCATACGATAGCGAACCATTTTATAACCTCGGACTTTGCTTGCTTCATCAGCACGATTGGACGGAGGAGTCACCGCCTGTCCTGTTGGATGCGGCTTACGCGGCGTTCTACAAGGCAACCTGGACCCAGCCTTGTGCAGCGGCTGGATATTACGCTCTTGCTCAAATCGATTGCCGCCGCAGTCAGTGGTTAGTCGCATTGGATCATTTGGATCGCAGCTGCCGGCTCAACGCCGACAACTTATCGACGCGGAATCTGAAGGTGATGGTGCTGCGAAAGCTCAATCAGGCGGATCAAAGCATTCTTGACGAAACTCGGAGAATAGACCCTCTCGACTGGTGGTCTCGGTGGCTGGCCGGCGAACCACTGCGGTGCGACGCGCAAGCAAAGCTTGATCTGGTGCATGATTTGGCTCGCGCCGGATTCTTTCACGATGCGATCGGCATTCTGCAATCGCACTCGGAGAATTCAAGTGACTGGCCCGACCAAAGTTGGGGAACAGGACCGTTAATCCACTACACGCTCGGATGGCTGCGCCACAAAGTTGGTGACGCTCATTCCGCTGGCGCAGAATTCGAAAAGGCAGCCTCTTTGCCGCCCGATTATTGTTTTCCAGCGAGGCTGGAAGAAATCGGCATCTTGCAAACTGCGATTAACGCCAATCCACACGATGCCAAGGCGCCGTATTATCTTGGCAACTTGTTATATGATCGACGGCGTCACGAGGATGCAATGCGACTTTGGGAACAGAGCGCGAAACTCGATCCTGGCTTTTCAGTCGTCTGGCGAAACCTGGGCATCGGATACTTCAATATCCGCAAGTCTCCGGCGAAGGCACGGGCTGCTTATAACAACGCCTGTCGCGCCGCTCCCGCCGATGCGCGTTTAGTCTACGAACGCGATCAGCTTTGGAAACGATTGAGCGTTGCACCAGCCAAACGGTTTCGCGCGCTGGAGAAAAACTTGGACCTTGTGAAGGAACGCGATGATTTGAGCTTAGAATATGCCACGCTATTGAATCAGTTAGGAAGGCCGCGCCATGCGCTGGCAATACTTGAGAGCCGGCAATTCCAACCCTGGGAGGGAGGAGAAGGCGGTCCACTGGGACAACTCGCGCGCGCGCATTTGGCGCTCGGCCGTGCTGCGCTGACGGCTGATGACACTGGCAATGCCGTCAAGCATTTCCAAGCGGCGTTTGGCTCACCAAGGAATCTGGGGGAAGCTAAACATCTGCTGGCAAATCGGAGCGACGCCCATTACTGGCTGGCGAATGCGCTTGCGAAGACGGGTGACCGGCGGTCTGCACGAAAACATTGGAAGCTGGCCGCCGATTTCAAAGGTGATTTTCAAGAGATGAGCGTGCGCACCTTCAGCGAAATGACTTACTATTCGGCAATGTCCATGAATCGGCTAGGACGGAGAGAAAGCGCCCGAAAACTCCTCAAACAACTACTCGCCTATGCTCAGGACTTGTCGAAATCGTCGGCCAAGATCGATTATTTCGCGACCTCGTTGCCGACAATGCTGCTCTTCGATGACGATTTAGATTTTCGTCAAAAAACCACGGCGCTTTTCCTGGAAGCGCAAGCGCGGTTGGGACTGGGCAAGCTCAAAAAAGCCAAGTCGCTGCTGGCGAGCGTACTCCGGCGCGATCCGAACCACGCACTGGCAGCCGATTTACTGGCCGAATTTGCCGCTGCGAGGCGAGCATGA
- a CDS encoding zinc-dependent alcohol dehydrogenase family protein — MVLNAGLRQLKYSDVEMPTPHANEVLMKVAACGVCRTDLHVVDGELTHPKLPLIPGHEIVGRVVEVGPEVKRFQPGDRVGVPWIGHTCGVCKYCQAGHENLCLNPQFTGYTLDGGYAEFACACENYCFAIPDGYSDVAAAPLLCAGLIGYRSLRMTGDAKRIGIYGFGAAAHIIAQVAKFQGREVYAFTRPGDTQAMSLAKRCGAIWAADSDTQPPTELDAAIIFAPVGALVPTALRAVGRGGIVVCGGIHMSDIPRFSYDLLWEERVIRSVANLTRHDAEEFLALAPKVPVQTETTSFSLGQANQALDSLRSGRLQGAAVLVP, encoded by the coding sequence ATGGTGCTAAACGCTGGCCTGCGGCAATTGAAATACTCCGACGTCGAAATGCCAACACCGCACGCGAACGAGGTGTTGATGAAGGTTGCCGCTTGCGGTGTGTGCCGCACCGATTTGCACGTCGTCGATGGAGAACTGACTCATCCTAAACTGCCCCTCATCCCCGGGCACGAAATCGTGGGCCGAGTGGTGGAAGTTGGACCCGAAGTGAAAAGGTTTCAGCCCGGCGATCGGGTGGGAGTTCCCTGGATCGGGCACACGTGTGGCGTTTGCAAATACTGCCAAGCGGGTCACGAAAATCTCTGTTTGAACCCGCAATTTACCGGCTACACGCTGGACGGCGGCTATGCGGAGTTTGCATGTGCCTGCGAAAATTATTGTTTTGCCATCCCCGATGGCTACAGCGACGTAGCCGCCGCTCCGCTTTTGTGCGCTGGGCTGATTGGTTACCGCTCGCTGCGAATGACAGGCGATGCGAAGCGCATCGGCATTTACGGCTTTGGGGCCGCCGCGCACATCATCGCTCAGGTGGCCAAGTTCCAAGGCCGCGAAGTGTATGCTTTCACCCGGCCGGGCGACACGCAGGCAATGAGCCTGGCAAAAAGATGCGGAGCCATTTGGGCCGCCGATTCCGATACTCAACCTCCGACAGAACTCGATGCCGCAATCATCTTTGCACCCGTTGGCGCCTTGGTGCCGACTGCGCTGCGTGCCGTGGGACGCGGCGGTATCGTGGTTTGCGGCGGCATTCACATGTCCGACATCCCCCGTTTTTCCTACGATTTATTGTGGGAGGAGCGAGTAATTCGTTCGGTCGCCAACCTCACGCGGCACGATGCGGAGGAGTTTTTGGCACTCGCGCCGAAAGTGCCGGTGCAGACGGAAACAACTTCATTTTCCCTAGGACAAGCAAATCAGGCGCTCGATTCGTTGCGCAGCGGACGATTGCAAGGCGCTGCCGTGTTAGTGCCGTAA